A single genomic interval of Chitinophaga sp. 180180018-3 harbors:
- a CDS encoding TetR/AcrR family transcriptional regulator has translation MGVAERRLRQKAAVRKGILDAARQLVKTEGWEALSIRKIADAIEYSVPVVYEHFENKEAILFELSLCGFKLQKKKLDAAINSRHTPEVQLRELVYAYWGFAFGNRQYYKLMYGLGMPCSGTGKLKPEVNAFCELACTIVRRMEHKRNADQQELDVKIRSLWSFLHGLISIMLMRTSDIDGNMNENVMRESTEGFLRYL, from the coding sequence ATGGGAGTTGCAGAACGCAGGCTGAGGCAGAAAGCAGCAGTCAGAAAGGGAATCCTGGATGCTGCCAGGCAGCTGGTAAAAACAGAAGGCTGGGAAGCCTTGTCTATCAGAAAGATAGCAGATGCCATTGAATATAGCGTCCCCGTCGTATATGAGCACTTCGAAAACAAGGAAGCCATCCTGTTTGAACTTTCACTTTGCGGCTTCAAGCTACAGAAAAAGAAACTCGATGCGGCCATTAACAGCCGGCATACCCCTGAGGTGCAACTAAGGGAGCTGGTGTATGCTTACTGGGGCTTTGCCTTCGGAAACCGGCAATATTACAAACTGATGTACGGATTAGGTATGCCCTGTTCCGGCACCGGGAAATTAAAGCCCGAAGTGAACGCCTTCTGTGAACTGGCCTGTACCATTGTCAGACGGATGGAGCACAAACGAAATGCAGATCAACAGGAACTGGACGTGAAAATACGTTCTCTGTGGAGCTTCTTACATGGCCTTATTTCTATTATGCTGATGCGCACGTCTGATATCGATGGTAATATGAATGAGAATGTTATGAGAGAAAGTACGGAAGGGTTTCTGAGATATCTCTGA
- a CDS encoding efflux RND transporter periplasmic adaptor subunit: protein MKRTYLPGIFAGLLISTVTILYGCGTASSARNAPPPPALPVIVAAALPATTYQSFTASVQGKRDIEIRPQVDGYLTDIVVDEGAYVHKGQVLFHIDKKPFIESLNNANATLLSAKAALENAQINVDKLKPLIENNVISEVQLKSAQAAYNAARGNVAQAQAAVESARINLGYTTITAPNDGYIGGIPYRTGSLVTKGMAGALTTLSETQDMHVYFSLSETDFLEFKEKYPGNSITEKVKAIPPVQLVLADGSIYPQTGKVELVKGQFDKAVGAINFRATFPNAQGILRSGNTGKIRIPTVHASALVVPQEATFELQDKIFVYTVADSNKIVTKPLVVSGRTPNYYFVSDGVKQGEKIVLSSQSTLFMGGLKDGMVIQPQMISTDSLLKTKPLL from the coding sequence ATGAAACGTACTTATCTGCCTGGCATTTTCGCCGGCTTACTGATATCAACAGTTACTATCCTGTATGGATGCGGCACTGCTTCGAGTGCCCGTAATGCTCCGCCACCGCCCGCTTTGCCAGTGATCGTTGCCGCCGCTTTGCCTGCTACTACCTATCAGAGTTTTACTGCTTCTGTTCAGGGAAAACGGGATATTGAAATAAGACCACAGGTAGATGGCTACCTGACTGATATCGTAGTGGATGAAGGCGCTTATGTTCATAAGGGACAGGTGTTGTTCCATATCGACAAAAAGCCTTTCATTGAATCGCTGAACAATGCCAATGCTACTTTGCTTTCCGCGAAAGCTGCATTGGAAAATGCTCAGATCAATGTCGATAAGCTGAAACCGCTGATCGAAAACAACGTGATTTCTGAAGTACAACTGAAATCCGCACAGGCGGCCTATAACGCAGCCAGAGGAAATGTGGCTCAGGCCCAGGCCGCTGTTGAATCTGCGCGTATTAATCTCGGGTATACCACTATTACCGCTCCCAACGATGGCTATATAGGTGGTATTCCGTACAGAACCGGAAGCCTGGTAACAAAAGGAATGGCAGGCGCTCTCACTACACTGTCAGAAACCCAGGATATGCACGTGTATTTTTCACTGAGTGAAACTGATTTCCTGGAGTTCAAGGAAAAGTATCCGGGTAATTCCATCACCGAAAAAGTAAAAGCTATACCTCCGGTTCAACTGGTATTGGCTGATGGCAGCATTTACCCGCAAACCGGAAAAGTAGAGCTGGTAAAAGGGCAGTTCGATAAAGCTGTTGGGGCTATCAATTTCCGGGCAACTTTTCCAAATGCACAGGGTATACTCAGAAGCGGTAACACCGGTAAAATAAGGATACCAACTGTGCACGCATCTGCACTGGTTGTACCCCAGGAGGCCACCTTCGAACTACAGGATAAAATATTTGTATACACCGTGGCAGACAGTAACAAAATAGTGACTAAACCACTGGTTGTTTCCGGAAGAACACCTAATTACTATTTCGTTTCTGATGGTGTGAAGCAGGGCGAGAAAATTGTGCTGTCTTCCCAATCTACCCTGTTCATGGGAGGACTGAAGGATGGTATGGTGATCCAGCCACAGATGATTTCTACCGACAGCCTGTTGAAAACCAAGCCCCTCCTTTAA
- a CDS encoding efflux RND transporter permease subunit, with amino-acid sequence MLRRFIERPVLSTVVSVILLLLGGISLSSLPVTLFPPIAPPSVQVTAAYPGANAEVVARAVANPIEEAVNGVENMSYMTSNSNSDGSYILTVYFKQGTDPDIDAVNVQNRVSKANSQLPQEVIQAGISTQKVQNSFLMFAALYAEDSTKYNELFLENYLKINVIPQLQRIPGIAQAQLISNKDYSMRIWLKPDRLAANNLGPQDVLNAIKGQNIEAAPGRLGQGSKESFEYVIKYKGKLNQSEEYENMVIKANNDGSVLRLKDVARVELGAYTYTSLNKLNGKPTAGFGVTQTPESNANEILTELERQLDEFSQGLPAGMKLKIVYNSKNFLDASIAQVKETLIIAFILVAFVVFIFLQDLRSTLIPVIAVPVAIIGTFFFLQILGFSINLLTLFALVLAIGIVVDDAIVVVEAVHSKMEREHLPAREATIHAMSEISGAIISITLVMAAVFIPVSFMKGPAGVFYKQFSFTLAIAIIISAVNALTLSPALTALFLKNPHTEGEKKKGFGERFFAAFNAGFNAMTNRYIRSLKFLIANRWVAIAGLVIVAIASFVLVQTTPTGFIPDEDQGFVIAVTQTPGGSSLNRTIAATDKIAKVVEGDGSADLIWNANGMNFVTNAFASPNAAVFIRLKDRKDRGLVKDPEAIAGRLTGKTGQVNDAFTAFVNFPTIQGFGNVSGVEVTMQDRSNGRLDQLAMNAWGFIGALSQSKAVAAAFTTFNTNNPQYNIEVDNIKAEQLGISSADLMNTLQIYYGSSFVSDFNRFGKYYRVMAQADIPYRQDVNSLDAIYVKNNQGQMVPASTVAKFNRVFGPETVTRNNLYNAVQIQVIPKPGFSTGDVIRTVQETAKKALPKGYAYEFTGISREEIKAGNQTTFIFLLSVLFVYFLLAAQYESYILPLAVILTVPTGILGVFAFIGFAGLQNNIYVQIGLIMLVGLLAKNAILIIEFAVQRRRAGQSLIQSALEAAQLRLRPILMTSFAFIVGMMPLIFTQGASAKGNHSIGWSTIGGMLSGVVLGIFIIPVLFVIFQYLQEKVSARKAAANRQPQVELAR; translated from the coding sequence ATGTTAAGAAGATTTATCGAACGGCCGGTATTATCAACGGTTGTTTCTGTGATATTGCTGCTACTGGGAGGAATCTCCCTGTCGTCGCTGCCGGTTACCCTGTTTCCGCCTATTGCGCCCCCGAGCGTGCAGGTAACAGCTGCTTACCCCGGTGCTAATGCCGAGGTAGTGGCACGCGCTGTGGCCAATCCCATAGAGGAGGCCGTGAATGGGGTGGAAAATATGAGTTATATGACTTCCAACTCCAACAGCGATGGTAGTTATATCCTGACCGTCTACTTTAAACAGGGAACTGATCCGGATATTGATGCGGTGAACGTACAGAACCGCGTGTCCAAAGCCAACAGCCAGCTTCCCCAGGAAGTAATACAGGCGGGTATTTCCACGCAGAAAGTACAGAACAGCTTCCTGATGTTTGCAGCCTTGTATGCGGAAGACAGTACCAAGTACAACGAATTGTTCCTGGAAAACTACCTGAAAATAAATGTCATTCCTCAATTACAACGTATCCCGGGAATTGCGCAGGCACAGCTGATCAGTAACAAGGACTATTCCATGCGTATCTGGCTGAAACCCGACCGGCTTGCGGCCAATAACCTTGGGCCCCAGGACGTGCTGAACGCCATCAAAGGACAGAATATAGAAGCCGCCCCGGGCCGCCTGGGACAGGGAAGTAAGGAGTCGTTTGAATACGTGATCAAATACAAGGGCAAGCTGAATCAGAGTGAAGAATATGAAAATATGGTCATCAAGGCCAATAACGATGGCTCGGTACTGCGTCTGAAAGATGTAGCCCGCGTGGAATTGGGCGCCTATACATATACTTCTCTCAATAAACTCAATGGCAAACCTACCGCCGGATTTGGGGTTACCCAGACTCCGGAGTCCAATGCCAACGAAATTCTTACTGAGCTGGAACGTCAGCTGGACGAGTTTTCGCAAGGACTGCCTGCAGGCATGAAGCTGAAAATAGTTTACAACTCAAAGAACTTCCTCGACGCCTCCATTGCCCAGGTAAAGGAAACCCTCATCATTGCGTTCATACTGGTGGCTTTCGTGGTATTCATTTTCCTGCAGGATCTCCGTTCTACGTTGATTCCGGTAATAGCCGTTCCCGTAGCCATTATTGGTACCTTTTTCTTCCTCCAGATATTGGGCTTCAGCATTAACCTGCTGACCCTGTTTGCCCTGGTATTGGCCATTGGTATTGTGGTGGATGATGCTATTGTGGTAGTGGAAGCCGTGCACTCGAAAATGGAGCGGGAACACCTGCCGGCCAGGGAAGCTACTATTCATGCCATGAGTGAAATATCGGGTGCTATTATTTCTATCACCCTGGTAATGGCGGCTGTATTTATACCGGTGAGCTTTATGAAAGGCCCTGCCGGTGTGTTCTACAAGCAATTTTCATTTACACTGGCCATTGCTATTATTATTTCCGCTGTCAACGCGTTAACGCTGAGCCCGGCCCTCACTGCGCTTTTTCTGAAAAATCCGCATACAGAAGGGGAAAAGAAAAAGGGATTCGGTGAGCGCTTCTTTGCTGCGTTTAATGCCGGATTTAATGCGATGACTAACCGGTATATCCGCAGCCTGAAGTTCCTGATCGCCAACAGATGGGTGGCCATAGCCGGACTGGTAATCGTGGCCATAGCCAGCTTTGTACTGGTACAAACAACGCCCACCGGGTTTATTCCGGATGAAGATCAGGGCTTTGTTATCGCTGTTACGCAAACGCCGGGAGGTAGCTCCCTGAACAGAACTATTGCCGCTACCGACAAAATAGCAAAGGTGGTAGAAGGTGATGGCTCTGCGGATTTAATATGGAATGCCAATGGGATGAACTTCGTAACGAATGCATTTGCTTCACCTAATGCGGCTGTTTTTATCAGGTTGAAAGATCGGAAAGACAGAGGACTGGTAAAAGATCCGGAAGCTATCGCCGGCCGGCTTACTGGTAAAACAGGCCAGGTGAATGATGCCTTCACCGCGTTTGTGAATTTCCCCACCATACAGGGGTTCGGTAACGTGAGCGGGGTGGAAGTAACCATGCAGGACCGGAGCAACGGCCGGCTCGATCAACTGGCCATGAACGCCTGGGGCTTCATTGGCGCATTGAGCCAGAGTAAAGCAGTAGCCGCCGCATTCACCACCTTCAATACCAATAATCCACAGTACAACATCGAGGTAGATAATATAAAAGCAGAGCAGCTGGGCATATCCTCCGCCGATCTGATGAATACCCTGCAAATCTATTATGGCAGTAGCTTTGTGTCCGACTTTAACAGGTTCGGTAAATACTACCGCGTGATGGCACAGGCAGATATTCCCTACCGTCAGGACGTAAACTCTCTGGATGCCATTTATGTGAAAAACAACCAGGGCCAGATGGTACCTGCAAGTACGGTGGCGAAGTTTAACCGTGTATTCGGCCCTGAAACCGTTACCCGTAATAACTTATACAATGCGGTTCAAATACAGGTGATTCCCAAACCAGGATTCAGTACCGGCGATGTGATCAGAACAGTACAGGAAACTGCTAAAAAAGCACTGCCCAAAGGATATGCTTACGAGTTTACCGGCATCAGCCGGGAAGAAATTAAGGCCGGTAATCAGACCACTTTCATTTTCCTGTTAAGTGTACTGTTTGTTTATTTTCTGCTGGCCGCCCAGTATGAAAGCTATATCCTGCCACTCGCCGTTATCCTCACGGTTCCCACAGGTATACTGGGGGTGTTTGCCTTCATTGGTTTCGCAGGGTTGCAGAACAATATCTATGTACAGATCGGATTGATTATGCTGGTAGGGCTCCTGGCTAAAAATGCCATCCTGATTATTGAGTTTGCTGTGCAACGGCGGAGAGCCGGCCAGTCGCTCATACAATCCGCCCTGGAAGCTGCACAACTGAGGTTACGCCCCATACTCATGACTTCGTTTGCCTTTATAGTTGGTATGATGCCGCTGATATTCACGCAGGGAGCATCCGCTAAGGGAAACCATTCCATTGGATGGAGCACCATAGGAGGAATGCTGTCCGGAGTAGTATTGGGGATATTCATTATCCCGGTATTGTTCGTCATTTTCCAATACCTGCAGGAGAAAGTGTCTGCCAGAAAGGCTGCTGCCAATAGACAGCCTCAGGTGGAGCTGGCCCGGTAA
- a CDS encoding efflux transporter outer membrane subunit, translating to MNTKKYTGYFTLVLSALIVLAACKVTKDYKRPDLNLPEQYRGATFSDTSSVADIEWKTFFTEPALQALIQKGIEHNSDLLTAIKNIEISDQQLKQAKVSWTPQVNAQASGQYNRFSKNTFNGLFLTQNHLEDYLAQINVTWEAGIWGKIKRQKEAALDQYLQTYEAKEAVQTQVVSNIAKGFYNLLMLDKQLGIAKTSLLLSDSTLRFTRLLKDAGNASQLSIDQTLAQRQSVANLIPQIEQGIQLQENALQLLTGQYPGEIARSIQLTNITVPASLPVGLPASIVSRRPDVKSAESAVMAANAEVGVAAANMYPQLTITAGGGVEAMKFSNWFTMPGSLFGIVTGAVAQPIFNRRQLKTRFEVAKLKREQSVIAFRQSVLGAVGEVADALVQIDKLKQQEQVTNVQVTALHDAISHSLLMYKSDMATYLDVITAQSNALQADLSLATIRSNTLIAVVELYRSAGGGWK from the coding sequence ATGAATACAAAGAAATATACCGGTTACTTTACGCTGGTCTTGTCCGCACTTATTGTATTGGCGGCGTGTAAAGTAACCAAAGATTATAAACGGCCGGATCTGAACCTGCCGGAGCAGTACCGGGGTGCCACTTTCAGCGACACCTCTTCTGTAGCGGATATTGAATGGAAAACATTTTTTACTGAGCCCGCTTTACAGGCGCTGATACAAAAAGGTATCGAACATAACAGTGACCTGCTCACGGCTATAAAAAATATAGAAATATCCGATCAGCAACTGAAACAGGCCAAAGTATCGTGGACTCCCCAGGTGAATGCACAGGCGTCGGGCCAGTATAACAGGTTTTCGAAGAATACCTTCAATGGGTTGTTTTTGACGCAGAACCACCTTGAGGACTATCTTGCCCAAATAAATGTTACCTGGGAAGCAGGTATCTGGGGAAAAATAAAGCGGCAGAAAGAAGCGGCACTCGATCAATATCTTCAGACATATGAGGCTAAGGAAGCAGTACAAACGCAGGTAGTGTCGAATATAGCCAAGGGCTTTTATAACCTGCTCATGCTCGATAAACAACTGGGTATAGCCAAAACAAGTTTGTTGCTGAGCGATAGTACCCTGCGGTTTACCCGGCTGCTAAAGGATGCCGGCAATGCTTCGCAATTGTCCATCGATCAGACGCTGGCTCAACGGCAAAGTGTAGCCAACCTTATCCCGCAGATTGAACAGGGGATCCAGTTACAGGAAAATGCCCTGCAGTTGCTTACCGGTCAATATCCGGGAGAGATAGCCAGAAGCATTCAGCTTACTAACATCACCGTTCCGGCCAGTTTGCCTGTTGGGTTGCCTGCTTCCATCGTAAGCCGGAGGCCCGACGTGAAGTCCGCAGAATCCGCGGTAATGGCGGCCAATGCAGAGGTAGGGGTGGCTGCAGCCAACATGTATCCTCAACTCACCATCACCGCCGGTGGTGGTGTAGAGGCTATGAAATTCAGCAACTGGTTTACTATGCCGGGTTCCCTGTTCGGGATTGTTACAGGCGCCGTTGCACAGCCCATTTTTAACCGGCGGCAACTGAAAACCCGCTTTGAAGTGGCCAAACTGAAAAGAGAGCAATCGGTGATTGCATTTCGCCAGAGCGTGCTGGGAGCGGTTGGAGAAGTGGCGGATGCGCTGGTGCAGATAGATAAATTAAAACAACAGGAACAGGTCACCAATGTACAGGTAACTGCACTTCATGATGCTATCAGTCACTCGTTACTGATGTACAAAAGTGATATGGCTACCTACCTGGATGTTATTACAGCCCAGAGCAATGCCCTGCAGGCCGATCTGAGCCTGGCTACCATCCGCAGCAATACGCTGATAGCGGTGGTAGAGCTGTACCGGAGCGCTGGTGGCGGCTGGAAATAA
- a CDS encoding helix-turn-helix domain-containing protein, whose protein sequence is MNIEEFTDKFSCVAQEHPLLTVCRSTPKTKCSTDQQFTLNFYSIILNKHKSGVFQYGRTKYDGDNGSMYFMKPGQTIMGENLEWGMDGFNLSFKEDYLVGHPLHSEIKKYRYFDYEVNEALHLSPGEEQTMKELYTKIETEYFNNQDEFSREIILGHIASILRYSQRFYKRQFLHRTELSGKLISRFNEQLLAYYESGQLSEFGLPSVKYMANQLHLSSRYLSDVLKQETGKTAIDLIHTFLISEAKNLLKGTGLSVSEIAYSLGFENHPYFSRLFKRVSGVTPNEFKNQPLN, encoded by the coding sequence ATGAATATCGAAGAATTTACCGACAAGTTCAGTTGCGTAGCCCAGGAGCACCCCCTACTGACCGTCTGCAGATCTACTCCCAAAACAAAATGCAGTACAGACCAGCAATTTACCCTGAACTTTTATTCTATTATTCTCAATAAACATAAATCGGGTGTTTTCCAGTACGGCCGCACTAAATACGATGGCGATAATGGAAGCATGTACTTCATGAAGCCAGGGCAAACAATTATGGGCGAAAACCTGGAATGGGGAATGGATGGATTCAATTTATCGTTCAAAGAAGACTACCTGGTCGGACATCCGTTGCACTCAGAAATTAAAAAGTACCGGTACTTCGATTATGAAGTAAATGAAGCCCTTCACCTTTCTCCCGGTGAGGAACAAACGATGAAGGAGCTTTATACCAAGATTGAAACGGAATACTTCAATAACCAGGACGAATTTTCGAGGGAAATCATCCTTGGGCATATCGCTTCCATCCTGAGATATTCGCAACGATTTTATAAACGGCAATTCCTCCATCGCACTGAATTATCCGGGAAATTAATCAGCCGGTTTAATGAGCAGTTGCTAGCCTATTATGAAAGCGGACAGTTGTCGGAGTTTGGGCTGCCATCCGTAAAATATATGGCTAATCAACTGCACCTGTCGTCGCGTTATCTCAGCGATGTACTCAAGCAGGAAACCGGAAAAACAGCGATAGACCTGATACATACCTTTCTGATATCAGAAGCTAAAAACCTCCTGAAAGGAACAGGTCTTTCTGTTTCAGAAATAGCCTACAGCCTTGGATTTGAAAATCATCCCTACTTCTCACGACTGTTTAAGCGTGTATCAGGAGTAACTCCGAATGAATTCAAAAACCAACCGCTGAACTAA
- a CDS encoding NADP-dependent oxidoreductase, producing MKAIVLKQAGGIENLDIREVPVPAIADNEVLVRNRSLSINPVDVQVRKVEDSLKNIVQPKAGEDIILGWDLSGVVEATGKAVTRFKAGDEVFGMANFPGHGKAYAVYTAVPENHLALKPANISHESAAAATLAALTAWQALVTYGKIKKGDKVLIHSAAGGVGHYAVQIAKHFGAYVIGSSSAAKKDAVLGYGADEHIDYHQQAFDELVHDADIVVDAIPEPGHLERSLKTLKEGGCLISLRSFPDEELKRAAADKRVDLQRMLVTSNGEDMESLAALLGAEELKSDVSAAYRFEEMGKAHEQVATGRTRGKVVVNVN from the coding sequence ATGAAAGCAATCGTATTAAAACAGGCAGGAGGTATAGAAAATCTCGATATCAGGGAAGTACCCGTTCCGGCTATCGCCGACAACGAAGTACTGGTTCGCAACAGATCGCTCAGCATTAACCCGGTGGATGTGCAGGTCAGGAAGGTAGAAGATTCGCTGAAGAATATCGTGCAGCCCAAAGCAGGGGAAGACATCATTTTAGGCTGGGACCTTTCCGGCGTGGTGGAAGCCACCGGTAAGGCCGTTACCCGATTCAAGGCAGGCGACGAAGTATTTGGTATGGCTAACTTCCCGGGGCACGGTAAAGCTTATGCAGTATACACCGCAGTGCCGGAAAACCACTTGGCGCTTAAACCCGCCAATATCAGCCATGAATCAGCAGCAGCAGCTACCCTGGCGGCGCTCACCGCGTGGCAGGCACTGGTTACATACGGGAAAATAAAGAAAGGCGACAAAGTACTGATCCACTCGGCAGCCGGCGGCGTAGGCCACTATGCTGTTCAGATAGCCAAACATTTTGGCGCCTATGTTATTGGCAGCTCTTCTGCCGCTAAAAAGGATGCAGTACTTGGTTACGGCGCCGATGAACATATCGATTATCATCAGCAGGCGTTTGATGAACTGGTACACGATGCCGATATCGTGGTGGATGCCATTCCCGAGCCGGGTCACCTGGAGCGGTCATTGAAAACGCTGAAAGAAGGCGGTTGCCTCATCAGTTTGAGGAGTTTCCCCGATGAGGAGTTGAAACGCGCTGCGGCAGATAAGCGCGTAGATCTGCAGCGGATGCTTGTGACTTCTAACGGCGAAGATATGGAATCCCTTGCCGCACTGCTGGGTGCGGAGGAACTGAAGTCTGATGTATCAGCTGCTTACCGGTTTGAAGAAATGGGAAAAGCCCATGAGCAGGTCGCAACCGGACGCACAAGGGGAAAAGTGGTAGTGAATGTGAATTAG
- a CDS encoding AraC family transcriptional regulator gives MEVLNLFKPFDILYEDIDHCPMGQHRNSFFELVYILSGTGTFHNNQHIFEYGPEHLFLLMPQDMHYTKVKTRTAFVFIRFNGIFLEQQRTANERGGMGDWARKLEYIFLNNHHFPGCILCNMDDKPVVNALVKALVREYGQDQTMRNEVIQQLLNTIITIVARNVAELQPARGAAGNETANEILSYIHQHIYSPGQLRIEKLAARFNISQHYISEYVKKLTGESIQRYIINYKLRLVETRLQYSNMRMSEIVEELGFTDESHLNRTFRKYAGVNPTEFRKKKHYMASNTAT, from the coding sequence ATGGAAGTGTTGAATCTTTTTAAGCCATTTGATATACTGTATGAAGATATAGACCACTGCCCGATGGGACAACACCGGAATAGTTTTTTCGAGCTGGTATATATCCTGAGTGGAACGGGTACGTTCCATAATAATCAGCATATATTTGAGTACGGACCGGAGCACCTGTTTCTGCTGATGCCGCAGGATATGCACTACACAAAAGTTAAAACCAGAACTGCATTTGTATTCATCCGGTTCAATGGTATTTTCCTGGAACAGCAGCGAACAGCCAACGAGCGGGGCGGAATGGGCGATTGGGCCCGGAAGCTGGAATACATCTTCTTAAATAATCATCATTTCCCGGGCTGTATACTCTGTAACATGGACGATAAGCCGGTGGTAAATGCCCTGGTAAAAGCGCTGGTACGCGAATACGGTCAGGATCAGACGATGCGTAATGAAGTGATACAGCAGTTACTGAATACGATTATTACGATTGTGGCCCGTAATGTTGCCGAACTGCAACCTGCCAGAGGAGCAGCCGGCAATGAAACCGCTAATGAAATACTCAGCTATATTCATCAGCATATATACTCTCCCGGGCAACTCAGAATAGAAAAGCTGGCAGCCCGGTTCAACATCTCCCAACATTATATTAGTGAGTATGTGAAGAAACTAACGGGAGAAAGCATACAGCGGTATATTATCAACTACAAACTACGCCTGGTGGAAACCCGTTTGCAATACAGCAATATGCGGATGAGTGAAATAGTGGAGGAGCTTGGGTTTACAGACGAAAGTCACCTGAACCGCACGTTCCGGAAATATGCCGGCGTTAACCCTACTGAGTTCCGGAAAAAGAAGCATTACATGGCCAGCAACACTGCCACATAA
- a CDS encoding hemolysin III family protein, translating to MVTITNATGYNRKQEIVNGLIHGLGIIFGISALPMLAGIAATHGNTPGIVGACIYSFCFLLLFTNSTVYHLSQETRVKRLFLIFDHISIYFLIAGTYTPFLLVYMNNAFGITLLSILWGLTLVGVIFKSWFTGKYDIISTIIYLAMGWIMVVGGRRFFDSLPLSVIVMLATGGGLYTLGVVFYMWDKYTYTHAVWHLLVLAAAICHYVAVLLAM from the coding sequence ATGGTAACTATTACGAATGCGACAGGCTACAACAGGAAACAGGAGATAGTAAACGGGCTCATACACGGGCTGGGGATCATATTCGGCATCAGCGCCCTGCCCATGCTGGCAGGTATTGCAGCCACACATGGCAATACACCGGGCATCGTAGGCGCCTGTATCTACAGTTTCTGTTTTCTTTTATTATTTACTAATTCCACCGTCTATCATTTATCGCAGGAGACAAGGGTAAAACGGCTCTTCCTCATTTTCGATCATATCAGCATTTACTTCCTGATTGCCGGCACTTACACGCCCTTTCTGCTGGTGTATATGAATAATGCCTTTGGTATCACGCTGCTGTCGATATTATGGGGGCTGACGCTGGTGGGCGTAATATTCAAATCCTGGTTCACGGGGAAATATGATATCATCTCCACGATTATTTACCTGGCCATGGGCTGGATCATGGTAGTAGGTGGCCGCAGGTTCTTCGATAGCCTGCCATTGTCCGTCATCGTTATGCTGGCCACCGGCGGCGGCTTATATACATTGGGCGTGGTTTTCTATATGTGGGATAAATATACGTATACCCATGCCGTATGGCACCTGCTGGTACTGGCAGCCGCCATCTGCCATTATGTGGCAGTGTTGCTGGCCATGTAA
- a CDS encoding RNA polymerase sigma-70 factor, with product MENKQINEITIREALMKGSREALGELFLLYYPRLLGYACKYVTRETAEDIIQDVFIQLQQKGIAGDIRQTMQGYLFRAVHNSCVDHLRHEMVHRRYVDKTLTSLSLDEAAWYDPENGKQSLLFAGDDHQVWNAIEQLPPKCRAILQLRYKDGLKTREISGIMGISARTVETQLYKAIRLLRSSIRKVKLFVWSFVL from the coding sequence TTGGAAAATAAACAAATTAACGAAATCACTATCCGGGAAGCCCTGATGAAGGGCAGCAGGGAGGCGCTGGGCGAGCTGTTTCTCCTGTATTATCCCCGTTTGCTCGGATACGCCTGTAAGTACGTTACCAGGGAAACCGCGGAAGATATCATCCAGGATGTTTTTATTCAGCTTCAGCAAAAAGGCATTGCCGGCGATATCAGGCAAACCATGCAGGGATACTTGTTCAGAGCGGTGCATAACAGTTGTGTAGACCATTTACGCCATGAAATGGTACACCGGCGGTACGTAGATAAAACCCTCACCTCATTATCCCTCGACGAAGCAGCCTGGTATGACCCTGAAAACGGTAAACAGAGCCTGTTGTTTGCGGGAGACGACCATCAGGTATGGAATGCTATAGAACAACTTCCACCCAAATGCCGCGCTATCCTCCAGCTGCGTTATAAAGACGGGCTGAAGACCCGGGAAATATCCGGCATCATGGGGATATCCGCCCGTACTGTAGAAACACAGCTGTATAAAGCCATCCGTCTACTCCGTTCCAGTATCAGAAAAGTAAAATTGTTCGTCTGGTCGTTTGTCCTTTAG